A window of the Henckelia pumila isolate YLH828 chromosome 3, ASM3356847v2, whole genome shotgun sequence genome harbors these coding sequences:
- the LOC140887584 gene encoding uncharacterized protein has protein sequence MLSAVEASSLSAVSLNPRINRPSFFNHVMLDTGERNFLCSHKQCNLFMDANFGVGARISPACSAPFLKSSRSRSLISCQVTREESGGTLSGESILLNEQTLERELKVAIDQENYAQAAKLRDSLRLLQEDSKAAVLAANARFYNSFRNGDLAAMQALWSKGEHVCVVHPGVSGISGYDLVMGSWEFVWADYEFPLEIETKDVQVHVRGDVGYVTCIEMVKTKGSSWGRHFTSNVFEKVKGQWHICIHHASYVDL, from the exons ATGCTTTCTGCAGTGGAGGCGTCGAGTCTTTCTGCTGTCTCGTTAAATCCTCGAATCAACAGACCAAGTTTCTTCAACCAT GTAATGCTCGATACTGGAGAACGGAACTTCTTGTGTTCTCACAAGCAATGCAATTTATTCATGGATGCAAATTTTGGAGTGGGAGCTAGAATTTCACCCGCTTGCAGTG CACCTTTCCTGAAATCTTCAAGATCACGCTCATTGATATCATGTCAAGTCACAAGAGAGGAATCTGGTGGAACCTTGAGTGGGGAAAGCATCTTACTAAATGAGCAGACATTAGAGCGAGAATTGAAGGTTGCTATTGATCAAGAGAACTACGCTCAAGCCGCAAAACTCAGGGATAGCCTTCGACTTCTCCAGGAAGACAGCAAGGCTGCGGTATTAGCAGCAAATGCTAGATTTTACAATTCGTTCAGAAATGGCGATTTGGCTGCAATGCAAGCTCTCTGGTCAAAAGGCGAGCACGTGTGCGTCGTACATCCTGGTGTAAGTGGCATATCTGGTTATGACCTTGTGATGGGGAGCTGGGAATTTGTATGGGCAGACTATGAATTCCCACTAGAAATTGAGACGAAGGACGTTCAGGTCCATGTCAGAGGCGATGTAGGGTATGTTACGTGCATCGAAATGGTTAAAACAAAAGGCAGCAGCTGGGGAAGACATTTTACGTCGAATGTCTTTGAGAAGGTTAAGGGCCAATGGCACATTTGTATTCACCATGCATCCTATGTCGACCTGTAA
- the LOC140887583 gene encoding uncharacterized protein produces the protein MIQEQPSSVVKEKTPSLPRTGESLQVQEEHNFEHPFGQPYLDPSCLLKQNVSDKHVIQDKSSENMAHNNDELVKNISNLPGFLQRVEKKKNIQEKALNFGVLDWKSLEKWKFNERMPGKYIGKTSLPGSNLSSTPEGPPKISPNLRKLPSSHDLHPSSSPGKPPISHGSLFDSLSQSKPPALNSLHLNEGKNNVAALTHDKINSHEQKNEPRAGELNLTSESFPSELQDIKLQEPEHYPCRQKSFLESSQYTESRTSFDEPISEEIGSRLSACFSPQECHSGELSARISHLFLQSSVSTVPTESAITAPSDFKCSAVQEKTTRHSFSVEGSKKTRADVSNDPTCKGRHPSPVHRFSFNLGRMSRNFSFKESFAVPQLNLLRTATKSEPVKPEISSNVDNFDNDMSNSRTRGRSSPLRRLLDPLLKHKGAQSKTVHPPNESVQSMISGDMATKGRSQDKKLGTSTLKALFLLTLKNGLPFFKFVVENRIDKLAAVLYRYPQSGKSDNCKVFAFYSLHEIRKKGMNWMSQGSKATDSSGLGYGTVGQMKISSSCIDEDSGRCVVRECVLYGVDPVEIIEQTNEDLPNKEIAAIVVKSSVKNRNDKASSSAKGFDNGNTQENEISDSTVVILPSGVHGTPIKGAPWPLISRWRSCGACDCGGWDIACKLRVLTSHHDNRCKIMKQSISKSSTDLVNFFVQEGQNNSKPVLTLEPVGNGFYSVAFDASISLLEAFATCVASVTCRKFYKILDEHSDTEFIPELNMGTADMKTSTFQEPRPAEYSTCPPLSPVGRI, from the exons ATGATACAAGAACAACCGTCGAGTGTGGTTAAAGAGAAGACTCCTTCATTGCCCAGGACAGGAGAGAGTTTGCAAGTTCAAGAGGAGCACAACTTCGAACATCCATTTGGCCAACCTTATCTTGATCCGAGTTGCTTGTTGAAACAGAACGTGAGTGATAAGCATGTGATCCAAGATAAATCTTCAGAGAATATGGCACATAATAACGATGAACTTGTTAAGAACATTTCGAATTTACCTGGCTTTCTCCAGCGAGTGGAGAAGAAAAAGAACATTCAAGAAAAGGCGTTGAATTTTGGAGTTCTTGATTGGAAGAGTTTGGAGAAATGGAAATTTAATGAACGCATGCCTGGGAAATATATTGGGAAAACATCGTTGCCTGGCAGTAATTTGTCTTCTACACCAGAAGGACCTCCTAAAATCAGtccaaacctgagaaagctaccCTCATCACATGATCTTCACCCCAGTTCATCTCCTGGAAAACCGCCAATTTCACATGGTTCACTGTTCGATTCCTTGTCACAGAGTAAACCACCTGCATTAAACAGTTTGCATCTGAATGAGGGAAAAAACAATGTTGCAGCTCTGacacatgataaaatcaattctCATGAGCAAAAGAATGAGCCAAGAGCTGGTGAACTGAACTTAACCTCTGAAAGTTTCCCATCAGAGCTTCAAGACATTAAGCTTCAAGAACCAGAACACTACCCTTGCCGGCAGAAAAGTTTCTTGGAAAGTTCTCAATATACAGAGTCCAGGACTTCATTTGATGAACCAATAAGTGAAGAAATTGGGAGCAGATTGTCTGCTTGCTTTTCTCCTCAAGAGTGTCACTCAGGAGAACTCTCTGCTCGTATTTCACACTTGTTTCTCCAGTCTTCTGTTTCCACAGTTCCCACTGAATCTGCCATCACTGCACCCTCTGACTTCAAGTGTTCAGCAGTGCAGGAGAAAACCACAAGGCATTCATTTTCAGTTGAAGGTTCCAAAAAAACGCGAGCTGATGTTTCCAATGACCCCACTTGTAAAGGAAGGCATCCATCCCCTGTTCATCGGTTCAGTTTTAACCTTGGGAGAATGAgtagaaattttagttttaaggAGAGTTTCGCTGTTCCACAGCTGAATCTTCTGCGTACTGCTACCAAATCTGAACCTGTAAAGCCCGAAATCTCCTCTAATGTGGATAACTTTGATAATGACATGTCGAACTCTAGAACCAGAGGGAGGTCCAGCCCTTTAAGAAGATTGCTCGACCCATTGCTGAAGCACAAAGGAGCTCAATCAAAGACTGTTCATCCACCAAACGAAAGCGTACAGTCCATGATATCTGGGGATATGGCCACCAAGGGGCGGTCTCAGGATAAGAAGCTTGGTACATCAACCTTGAAGGCTCTTTTCCTTCTGACATTGAAGAATGGACTCCCTTTCTTTAAATTTGTGGTCGAAAATAGAATTGACAAGCTTGCAGCTGTTTTATATAGGTATCCACAATCCGGAAAGAGTGACAACTGCAAGGTTTTTGCATTCTATTCTCTTCATGAGATTAGGAAAAAGGGTATGAACTGGATGAGCCAAGGATCAAAGGCTACAGATTCCAGCGGTCTTGGTTACGGTACCGTAGGTCAGATGAAAATTTCAAGCTCTTGCATTGACGAGGATTCTGGTCGATGTGTTGTCAGAGAATGTGTCTTATATGGTGTTGATCCAGTGGAGATAATCGAGCAAACCAATGAAGATTTACCCAACAAGGAGATTGCAGCCATTGTTGTGAAGAGCTCAGTCAAAAATCGTAATGATAAAGCATCGAGTAGTGCAAAAGGATTTGATAATGGGAACACacaagaaaatgaaatttcTGATAGTACAGTAGTCATCCTTCCAAGTGGTGTTCATGGTACACCCATTAAAGGTGCACCATGGCCATTAATTAGCCGATGGAGATCTTGTGGAGCATGTGATTGTGGAGGGTGGGATATCGCCTGCAAGCTTCGAGTCCTTACTAGCCACCATGATAATCGTTGCAAGATCATGAAACAATCAATTTCCAAGTCTTCTACTGATCTTGTTAATTTTTTCGTGCAG GAGGGACAGAACAATAGCAAGCCTGTTCTCACATTGGAGCCAGTTGGCAATGGATTTTACTCTGTTGCATTCGATGCATCAATTTCTCTTTTAGAGGCATTTGCCACATGTGTAGCATCTGTAACCTGTCGTAAGTTCTATAAAATCTTGGATGAGCATTCAGACACAGAATTCATCCCAGAACTTAATATGGGAACTGCTGACATGAAAACTTCGACATTCCAAGAGCCACGGCCTGCAGAGTATTCCACATGTCCGCCCTTGTCACCGGTTGGAAGGATCTGA